In the genome of Xanthobacteraceae bacterium, one region contains:
- a CDS encoding porin family protein — MKKFLIAAALFFAAFAPGAHAADMPELPQIIRAPQMPWVEFGSNWYLRGDFSYRQYDSPSVTDGTQALTNTSLKDAAAFGLGVGYKFNDWLRGDITYDYAFKSTFRGNNTCADPCGGPGLGGITNDTTNLRSMTLLVNGYVDMGTWWGITPYVGAGVGAAYLSTGGYQTTTPLNVVTAFPGGSVWNFAWNATAGAAYHVSPNLSFDFNYRYLDLGGFQANPYSSDNITAHEFRVGFRYLID, encoded by the coding sequence ATGAAAAAATTTCTGATCGCCGCCGCTCTTTTCTTCGCCGCGTTCGCGCCCGGTGCGCACGCTGCCGACATGCCGGAGCTGCCGCAGATCATCCGCGCGCCGCAGATGCCGTGGGTCGAGTTCGGTTCGAACTGGTATCTGCGCGGGGACTTCTCCTATCGCCAGTACGACAGCCCGTCGGTCACCGATGGCACGCAGGCGCTCACCAATACTTCGCTGAAAGACGCGGCGGCGTTCGGCCTTGGCGTCGGTTACAAGTTCAACGACTGGCTGCGCGGCGACATCACCTACGACTACGCTTTCAAGAGCACGTTCCGCGGCAACAACACTTGCGCCGATCCGTGCGGTGGTCCGGGTCTCGGCGGCATTACGAACGATACGACCAACCTGCGCAGCATGACGCTGCTCGTGAACGGCTATGTCGATATGGGCACCTGGTGGGGAATTACGCCCTATGTCGGCGCCGGCGTCGGCGCGGCGTATCTCTCGACCGGCGGCTATCAGACGACGACGCCGCTCAACGTGGTCACCGCGTTTCCGGGCGGCAGCGTCTGGAACTTCGCGTGGAACGCGACCGCGGGCGCGGCCTATCACGTCTCGCCGAACCTCTCGTTCGATTTCAACTATCGCTATCTCGATCTCGGCGGCTTTCAGGCCAACCCGTATTCCAGCGACAACATCACCGCGCACGAATTCCGGGTTGGCTTTCGCTACCTGATCGACTGA
- a CDS encoding phosphoserine transaminase, giving the protein MTTQPTARPRVNHFSSGPCAKRPGWKLQNLEKALVGRSHRSKPGKARLKYAIELTREVLGVPADYKIGIVPASDTGAVEMVLWSLLGARGVEVLTWESFGEGWATDVVKQLKLKDAKVTKAPYGELPDLAKVDFKNDVIFTWNGTTSGVRVPNADWIPANREGLTICDATSAAFAQNLDFAKLDVVTYSWQKVLGGEAAHGMLILSPRAVERLESHTPAWPMPKIFRMTKGGKLIGGIFEGETINTPSMLAVEDYVDALEWAKSVGSLKGLQARADKNFAVLANWVAKTPWVAFLAKNEAERSNTSVCFEVVDPAIKALPADAQNAFAKSLASLLEKENVALDIGHYRDAPPGLRIWTGATIEASDLEALTPWLDWAFAQAKAAQAKAA; this is encoded by the coding sequence ATGACGACACAGCCTACCGCGCGCCCGCGCGTAAACCATTTTTCGTCCGGCCCCTGCGCCAAGCGCCCGGGGTGGAAACTTCAAAACCTCGAAAAAGCTCTAGTCGGCCGCTCGCACCGTTCGAAGCCGGGTAAGGCGCGTTTGAAATACGCGATCGAACTCACGCGCGAAGTGCTTGGCGTGCCCGCTGACTACAAGATCGGCATCGTGCCGGCTTCCGACACTGGCGCCGTCGAAATGGTGCTGTGGTCGCTGCTCGGTGCACGCGGCGTCGAAGTGCTGACCTGGGAATCGTTCGGCGAAGGCTGGGCGACCGACGTCGTGAAGCAGCTCAAACTCAAAGACGCGAAGGTCACCAAGGCGCCCTATGGCGAGCTGCCCGATCTCGCGAAAGTCGATTTCAAGAACGACGTGATCTTCACGTGGAACGGCACCACTTCCGGCGTGCGCGTCCCGAATGCCGACTGGATTCCTGCGAATCGCGAAGGCCTGACCATTTGCGACGCGACTTCCGCCGCGTTCGCGCAGAACCTCGACTTCGCGAAGCTCGATGTCGTCACCTATAGCTGGCAGAAAGTGCTCGGCGGCGAAGCCGCGCACGGCATGCTGATCCTCAGCCCGCGCGCGGTCGAACGGCTAGAAAGCCACACCCCCGCATGGCCGATGCCGAAGATCTTCCGCATGACCAAAGGCGGCAAGCTGATCGGCGGCATCTTCGAGGGCGAGACCATCAACACGCCGTCGATGCTTGCGGTCGAGGACTACGTCGATGCGCTGGAATGGGCGAAGTCGGTCGGCTCGCTGAAAGGCTTGCAGGCGCGCGCCGACAAGAACTTCGCGGTGCTCGCGAACTGGGTCGCGAAGACCCCGTGGGTCGCTTTTCTCGCCAAGAACGAAGCCGAGCGCTCGAACACTTCCGTGTGTTTCGAAGTGGTCGATCCCGCGATCAAGGCGCTGCCTGCCGACGCACAGAATGCGTTCGCGAAATCGCTCGCTTCTCTGCTTGAGAAGGAAAACGTCGCGCTCGACATCGGCCACTATCGCGACGCCCCTCCGGGCCTTCGCATCTGGACCGGCGCGACCATCGAGGCTTCCGACCTCGAGGCGCTGACGCCATGGCTCGACTGGGCCTTCGCGCAGGCTAAGGCTGCTCAGGCGAAGGCGGCGTAA
- a CDS encoding porin family protein produces MGSVKKLALAVISASAFGMSGALAADVPQPCPPHNPYGPPPPPHCVMPPPPPPPVIEEFGGWYIRGDIGMTNQAVSRLDNALFATTNDLRVIDRNFEAGSVFGIGVGYKWNSWLRFDITGEYRGETGFHGLDLWTAIAPDPNPGPRFNNYTAKKSEWLFLANIYADMGTWYGVTPFVGAGLGFSRIGIHSFRDMGTNGIAPTLAYADSGYTWNFAWALHAGLAYEVTKNFTVELAYRYTYLGDGQSGDIIAFDGTNTIYNPMHFKGIDSHDLKLGIRYTFATGYQPQEIVQPLIRRF; encoded by the coding sequence ATGGGCAGCGTAAAGAAACTCGCGCTCGCAGTAATCAGCGCAAGCGCCTTCGGCATGAGCGGCGCGCTCGCGGCCGACGTGCCGCAGCCGTGCCCGCCGCATAACCCCTATGGTCCGCCCCCGCCGCCGCATTGCGTGATGCCGCCGCCGCCTCCGCCGCCCGTGATCGAAGAGTTCGGCGGCTGGTACATTCGCGGCGATATCGGCATGACCAACCAGGCGGTCAGCCGCCTCGATAACGCGCTGTTTGCAACCACGAACGACCTGCGCGTCATTGACCGCAATTTCGAGGCCGGTTCGGTGTTCGGCATCGGCGTCGGCTACAAGTGGAATAGCTGGCTGCGTTTCGACATCACCGGTGAATATCGCGGCGAAACCGGCTTCCACGGTCTGGATCTCTGGACCGCGATTGCGCCAGACCCAAACCCGGGTCCGCGCTTCAACAATTACACGGCGAAGAAATCCGAGTGGCTGTTCCTCGCCAACATCTACGCCGACATGGGGACCTGGTATGGCGTAACCCCATTCGTCGGCGCGGGTCTCGGCTTCAGCCGCATCGGCATCCACAGCTTCCGCGATATGGGCACCAACGGCATTGCGCCGACGCTCGCCTACGCGGACTCCGGCTACACGTGGAATTTCGCCTGGGCGCTGCACGCGGGCCTTGCCTATGAAGTGACCAAGAACTTCACCGTGGAACTGGCCTATCGCTACACCTATCTCGGCGACGGCCAGAGCGGCGACATCATCGCCTTCGACGGCACCAATACGATCTACAACCCGATGCACTTCAAGGGCATCGACTCGCACGATCTGAAGCTCGGCATCCGCTACACCTTCGCCACCGGCTACCAGCCGCAGGAGATCGTGCAGCCGCTGATCCGCCGCTTCTGA